The following are encoded in a window of Mustelus asterias chromosome 11, sMusAst1.hap1.1, whole genome shotgun sequence genomic DNA:
- the tmem26a gene encoding transmembrane protein 26 — protein sequence MVINFLDSTLDWTLGFHQTLLILLIIGKWILPMGVGINRDQLSQLLLTFVGIAADILEFKSETLSEKRVRCQPQLVHAILAIWTWSMLQFPLDLTVLQKTEGPLLPGDTSGRKAQLYRYSADLWNITISILIQDGPFFVFRLFLMLHQRIVHQMLLFFTIKNALVLTLQIYRLVLIYVEMRRLCKRQQQTTTEINVPTCTTEVDDIVE from the exons ATG GTCATCAACTTTTTAGACAGTACACTCGATTGGACACTTGGCTTCCACCAAACTCTCCTGATCCTGCTTATAATAGGGAAATGGATACTTCCTATGGGCGTTGGAATCAACCGAGACCAATTATCCCAGCTCCTTCTGACGTTTGTGGGAATTGCTGCTGATATACTGGAGTTTAAGAGTGAAACCCTGTCAGAGAAGAGGGTCAG ATGCCAACCTCAACTGGTGCATGCCATTCTGGCTATTTGGACATGGAGTATGTTGCAGTTTCCCTTGGACCTTACAG TGCTGCAGAAAACTGAAGGACCACTTCTACCTGGGGACACATCAGGGCGGAAAGCACAGCTGTACCGATATAGCGCAGACCTCTGGAATATTACCATAAGTATACTGATTCAAGATGGACCCTTCTTTGTTTTCCGCTTGTTCCTAATGCTCCATCAAAGGATTGTTCATCAGATGCTGTTGTTCTTCACAATCAAGAATGCTTTGGTACTGACATTACAGATATACCGGCTGGTCTTGATATATGTGGAAATGCGGCGGTTGTGTAAGAGGCAACAACAGACGACCACTGAGATCAATGTCCCCACATGTACCACTGAGGTGGATGACATTGTTGAGTAG